aTTTGTTGGTGAGGTTGTTAAGGATGTTGTATTATTGATTGTTTCAATATCTTCCATTTTAACAGGTGGTTTTTCTGTATCACttccattattactatttgatgttgaagaagatgatgatgttgttgttgttgctgttgtacTGGATGACGTAGTGgtagttgatgatgatgatgatgatgatgttgttgttgtagttttattattaattaaagacTTTTTAGAGGATCTTGTTGTTGGGTTGGTAATTACGCTTTCACTTTCAACTTCATTCTCTTCAAcctttattatattttgatcTTGTTTTACATTTGGCAATGATTCGCTACCTTTTTCACTAGATGTTGTATCTTTGCCACCACTTGAATcagtttcatcattatctgaATTACTACTGGTactattgctattgttattgttattattattattattattgctattattactagTATTTTTACTTGACTCATCACCTGAATCATCCAAATCTATCGTTTTACCTCTTGGACCAATCATCCACCAACCATCTCTAACTGGATCTCTTTGAAATAATGGATTATTTGATGAGGTATTCGATAGAGATGCAGAAATAACCCTCTTATGATCATATGTATATCTTGATCCATCTCTTTTTCTTAATTTAGACCATTtctaaaagtttaaaaaaaaaaaacctacaTCTGATAAATAGTTTTGAATTGTTGATAAATGAGCACATCCATCATTCAACTTTAATgctttcaaaattaattctataaaaataaaaaataaaaaataaaaaaaaagtggacATTAATGTCTTGAACAAAATtagtattgttttttttttttttttaataaaacttacTTTGGACTGAACTTAAAGATTGTtcctctttttctttttctgtATCCTCTGATTTCTgtagtatttttaaaaaaaagaaacccaatcaatgataattttggtaatgttgttgttgttgttgttgttattattgttgttgttattgttattgtttttatttttatttttgtttttgtttttgtttttgttgttgagaaTATAAGTTAATaccaaattatatttatagatctaaaacaaaaaaataaaataaaaaaaaacaaaaaaaaaaaaaatatataaaacaaaaaacttGAAATTTCAGTTTTGAATGAGGaggaataaaattaaacataCATCGTAATTATCATCGGAATGATAAGATTTTCTACTATTTTTAGTTTGTTCATCTTCTGTATTACTAAATTCTTCACCATGACTTTTATCATCGTATTCATCTGCTGATGTATGATTATCACTatgttcattattattactatcttTAATATGATTTCTTCGTATGTTTAATTTGGTTATTGTTAAATCATTGGCGTTtgtattgatattaatattagatggtttagtttttttccttttttgttcttgttgttttcTAAGAATctcttgaaaataatttactgCTTctgttaaatttgaattattattactattgttattattactattattgttattattattattattattattattattattattattattattattattattattactactactactactactattgttgttgttattaatatttgatttacaATCATCTATGTTTAAACATCCAATTACAACTGGTGCAACACTTATAGTCGTAGTTGATAGAATTGAAGTTGCTGAACcatttgatgatgttgttgttgttgttgttgttgttgtacttCCACTGATTGAAACTGCAGATGCAGTTGTAGTTTCACTTATACTTCTAAATGGTTTACTCTTTTCtctcatttcttttttttttttttttttttttttttttttttttttgatcttgatttattttaatatgggttgtggttgtattgtgtttgttgttgattagttaaataatacaaacttaaaaaaaaaggaaaaaaaaaaaaaaaaaaattataaaatttattgtgttgcttttattattaaataattaacaattattattattataaaaataatatgttATATAATTAATGTTTTTAGTGGTTGGAGAGTGGTGTGTGTGTTGAAAAATGTGTGTGAAGGATGGGtgaaatttttattgttggTTGTTTTGTGTGGGTGTGTGTTAATAAATCTCGTTTACAGAATTTATatgtaaattttatttttatatattattaaatgttttgagatgtgaaaaaaaaaaaaaaaaaaatgaaaatataactgtacaaaaatatataaaaatattaaaaaagaaaaaaaaaaaaaaaaaaaaactataaaattttatgaaTAGATGGTAATTGgactgaaaaaaaagaaaaaaaaaaaaaaagaaatctacAAAGTGTATATATGATTACAAAATATATGAacttaaatttaatatttttaatttatatctatttcaatatctttaacaataatgaatgaatgagTGAATGAGTGAatgaataatattgaaattaatttaatactaAATAGTAGAGTagtttttggttttggtttaattaaaattatattattattattattattattactattattactattattttcgtttatattgttattattggtgttacaactattattactactattattcaTATATGATGTTTGAATAGCCAgcaaaaaaatatatttttgattGTCTACAATTTATAaggttttatttatttttattttttaaaagttacaCTAAAGGAACTATCAGTTTATGATAGTATGGAAGAGGTATGAGAGCAATCAAATGATTGAGCGTTGACAAAATGAATGTTGAttaaatgaatgaatgaatgaatgaatgaatgaatgaatgaatgaatgaatgaatgaatgaatgaatgaatgaatgaatgaatgaatgaatgaatgaatgaatgaatgaatgaatgaatgaatgaatggaTTAATGAATGAATGGATTAATGAATGAATCAATGAATGAATGGATTAATGAAATGAATCAATGAGTGAATGAATGAAAGTGAATTAGTGTATGAATGAATGAGTGAATGAGTGAATGGATGAATTATAATGAACTgaaatagtaaaaaataaataaaaaatgattgatgTATTTAGTATCTAAAATAGAAAGAGGAAACAGGTTACTCTTTCtactttttactttattttacttttactatttccttttcttttctgttttttttttggttttttttttttttttctttttctttttctttttttctttttttttgattaattctTTACTCTGGAAATTTGATCCAAACAAGAAAATAATCACAGATTgcaaatatataatattggTGTGCTtgtcccaaaaaaaaaagaagaaagaaaaaaaaaaattattttgctAGTACagtatattatttttcttttttttttttttttttaatttttttaatttttttgaatttttattttattttttttttgtttttttttattttttttttttaatttttttttttttttttttttttttttttttttatttttttttattttttttatttttttttattttttttatttttaattttattttttttttttttcttttttttttatttttcctaATTAAGAAAACTAAATgatttatgaaaataaaaataaaattaattctaaaaaatatcaaatgggcttatttgatttttaaaattttctatttagttttcttattattattattatttttactatttatttattttattttttttttctcttttcatttttctcaaaattccaaatttttttttttttttttttataataatatgaaataattttcattgaaaaacaaaaacgcacccaaattaatttttttatttcaaaaaattaattttattccaGTCCAAAAATAGTcctgattattattattactgtttttatttatttattttttttattttatgttttttttatttttatttttatttttatttttaaatctttttcgctgattgttttttttttttttttttttttttatttttttttttttttttttggtatttgTTTGGTTCCAGTAGTATACAAatttttggatattttttttaaagaaaaaaaatataaatttaggTGATTGATGCTTAGAAATTAATAACTTTTATCTATATAATGAAAAGGTATATGTGCTGTGTTtgagaatttttttttttttttttttttttttttgacggATTTCCTCTTTTTCTcttcaaagaaaaagaatatatatatctctaaataaataacctTATCTTGGTGGAAGTGCTGGTGGAGCTGCTGGTCTTTGTGGTTTTGGTGGCGGAGTCATTCCATTTGGAGGAGTTGTCATTGGTCTTGGAGCACCAGGAACAGGTGGTGGACCAGGTCTTTGTGGTTTTGGTGGTGGACCACCATTTGGTTGTGTTGGAGGAGCACCTCCGACACCATTAATTGTTGAAACTGGACGTGGTGGCATATTTGGTTGacctggtggtggtggtctACTCATTGGTTGAGGTGGACCTCCATTTGAacctggtggtggtggtctATTCATTGGTTGTGGTGGACCGCCATTTGGacctggtggtggtggtctATTCATAGGACCGCCATTTGGacctggtggtggtggtctATTCATTGGTGGTTGTGTTGGACCTCCACCTGTACCTGGGTTAGGTGGTGGTGGTCTACTGattggtggttgtggtggacCACCTGgatttggtggtggtggtctACTAattggtggttgtggtggacCTCCACCGTTTGGacctggtggtggtggtctATTCATTGGTGGTTGAGTTGGAGGTCTTTGTGGTGAATTACCAGTTGGAACTGGTGGTGGtctattttgaatttgtgaAACTGGTCTTGAAGTTGGTGGTGCTGGTGCTGtatgctgttgttgttgtggtggttgtggtggttgctgttgttgttgatgatgttgtgaTTTAGCTGGTAATTTAATAACTGTAGTTGGCTTGCCGCCAGTTCCTTTCATTCCACCTCTAAATTGTGGAACTGGAGGAAACTCGTCTATCGATCTAAAACTCCATCTATCGGAGCCATCATATTCTTCTGACATATTGTtgctattactatttattattattactgatTTTCTTGGTGATGTAGTTGGTATTGGTGGTATTGGTGTCGCTGGATGAGCTGGATGAGCTGGATGTGCTATTggttttgaaattggtaCTTGAGGTCTATTTAAAGTTGGTGGAGGTGGTCTTTGATATGTTTGCtcctgttgttgttggtggtgataataatcctgttcctgttgttgttgatgatggtgtaTTGGTGGTGggggtggtggtggttgacTATAGTGTTGCGAAATAGGTCTTGATTTTGGTATAGGTGGaggttgatgttgttgttgtggttggtgatgtggtgttggtggtggtgctgTTCTTGAACCTGTAGGTATTGATGGTGGTTGTTTCTTTTGTGGTAAAGTTGGTACACCTGTTGGAAATATTCCTCCTCTAAatgctgatgatgatgatgatgatttatcTGATGCTAAAACTGGTGCACTTTTATCTACTGTTACagctttatttaatttttttcctttttggATTTGTGACAATAATGAATTTCTATCTcccatcttttttttttttattttttattttattttttttttttaatatattataaaaaaaaaatttttaaaaatattaattattagtattatgtttttttttttttttttttggttgttaatgaattatttttttatatattatatattatatttaaaactataggcatattaaaataaaatgaaaaaagaaaaaaaaaaaaaaaaaaaaaaaaatcccaaaattttgaatttaagaGCGagcaaaaaaacaaaaaaaaaaaaaaaaaaaaaagaaaataaaaaaaaaataaaaaataaaaaaaagaaaaaattgtGATCTGAAAATGACGAATGAGTAAAAAGTATGATCGATCTATTCgatgaattaaattattaaaaatttagccACCTTTCtgttatatttaatattggtatttgtattactttattatactattattattaaaagaaaaaaagtttttgaaaaagtatttttcttaaaaaagtttttttttttttttttttttttttttttgctattcttgtttttatttaatttttccttttttttttttttttttctccttaaaaaaattattaagtGCATAGAAAGGGATattgaaacaaaaaaaacaaaaaaaaaaaaaaaacaaaaaaggaaaaaaaaaaaaaaaatttaaaataaaaaaaaataaaataaataaaaaaataatgaattataaaacaaatctaaaaaaaaaaaaaatataaaaaatgtgGAATAATGTATCTTAAGACACATTGTTATATTaatgattcttttttttttttttatatatatatttttttttattacttacACAATTTCCTGAACTCTAAAggaaaatatttgaaattaatatctaTCACTATCCAAGTATTGTTTAATTGCtatatttcaataaaaaaaaaaaaataccaattTAATAGCacttttctttaattgaattgaaaaaaaaaaaaataatctgaataaattttaaaaaaataaatattaattattggtaTATTAAGGAATatctttaaatatatatatataaagtgtaaaaaaaaaaaaaaaaaaaaaaaaaaaaaaaaaaagacaaacaataatttttttttttttgattttttttttttttttttttttaatttgaaaaacatATGGGTGGAAAAgataaccattttttttctttttaattaatttttttttttttttttttttgttttttttttttgttttttattaatttttttttttttttttttttttttttttgcttttacatttattattgaaacaCTGTTTTCtctttattgatttaaaaaatgatcaaaCATAGGTTtggtttatattattatccaAACTTACCACTTGTTATTGAAAtgagctttttttttttttttttttttttttaaaaaaataaaattaaaaaaaaaaaaatttaaaaaaaaaaaaaagatttttttttttccaaaattttttttttcaaataaatctttttttgaacaatttaaaaaaaaaaaaaaaaataaaaaaataaaataaaaaaatgaaaaatagaTATATAAGCTTAGATTGAA
This region of Dictyostelium discoideum AX4 chromosome 3 chromosome, whole genome shotgun sequence genomic DNA includes:
- a CDS encoding WH2 domain-containing protein — its product is MGDRNSLLSQIQKGKKLNKAVTVDKSAPVLASDKSSSSSSAFRGGIFPTGVPTLPQKKQPPSIPTGSRTAPPPTPHHQPQQQHQPPPIPKSRPISQHYSQPPPPPPPIHHHQQQQEQDYYHHQQQQEQTYQRPPPPTLNRPQVPISKPIAHPAHPAHPATPIPPIPTTSPRKSVIIINSNSNNMSEEYDGSDRWSFRSIDEFPPVPQFRGGMKGTGGKPTTVIKLPAKSQHHQQQQQPPQPPQQQQHTAPAPPTSRPVSQIQNRPPPVPTGNSPQRPPTQPPMNRPPPPGPNGGGPPQPPISRPPPPNPGGPPQPPISRPPPPNPGTGGGPTQPPMNRPPPPGPNGGPMNRPPPPGPNGGPPQPMNRPPPPGSNGGPPQPMSRPPPPGQPNMPPRPVSTINGVGGAPPTQPNGGPPPKPQRPGPPPVPGAPRPMTTPPNGMTPPPKPQRPAAPPALPPR